TAAGATATCTAAACCTTTGTCTAAATCTTTCATTGAGTTATAATAATCGTAAAAGCTTGCGTATCAACTCAAATGgcatatattttgttttaggTCCAATTACTTTTCTTAAAGGCATCAAGGTGAACATCTTTACTGTTATGTAGCCTAATAGAGTAGGTAGCGTCTATCAACACAACAGCTACTAAATTTGTGAatctttaaacattaaatgcaaCAATGACATTTAAAGGAGCAGTATTGGAAGTTTGTAAGAGTCTTACGGAGCCAAGTCTTTAGCTGCCCGTAGTCCCCATCCTTTGTCTTCTGTGAGGATAACATCAAAGTCTGCATGTTGTTTCATCTGAAAGCGCCGATTAGAGCAGTAGACTCCATTCAGACATCGCGaagagcttaaaaaaaataaataaattaattaattaaaattaataagacaaaaagaaagaacataTCCTTTAGCTGTATGTCAGCGGACTCCAACACATTTTTGATAGCAAAATACCATGTTTGTCACAGGCTTAACGGACTTTGGATAATAATTATTTATGCTGACTCTTGTCCAGATAAAGCAATATTTGAATAGCATtcaatattaattaattaattaatagaatAGCTTCCACCACTAGTTGTGCAATTCTTTTTATactaaaaattcaaaaaacGTTTTTGTATTTCCAGGTTTTCCTAACCTAAGAGCctgcaaaatatttaatttaaaatactgAGTTCTTATGTGGTCACAGCTTTATCAGTAATAATCCACTTACCACTCAATCATCAGGAGCCGGTTTAAACAGTCTTCCCCGCATGCTAATACTCCCTTTAAACGCTCCTCTCGTGGTAACACTGGGCATTCACATTGCATTCTCTTGATGTCTCGATGAGATTTGCTCTTCtttctgaaaaaggaaaaaaaaaagacagtctTTAAAGCTCAATTCTGGAGGTACTGTTGTTTATTAGATTATTCTTTGTACATactaaatgttttgttttgctaatcAAGCTAGAAAACACCTTACCTCTCTGTCAGGTAAAGGTTCTCCTCAATCAAGTCAAAGTAAGGTGGCATTCTCTTAGACTTGGATAACTCCTTCCATTTACTGGAGTCTTGAAAGTCTTGCAGGGTGAGTGACGGACGGTGCACTTCAGCTTTGACATGACTTTCCTTAGAGACATCACTATCTCCTGGACGATCCCTCTTCTCTGCCGGCCCAGCTTCTGCCTCATTGTCTGAATCTGACTCAATCTCTGGACGCCTTTTCTTTGGAGGGCCTCGGCCTCTGTGGGGTCTAAAATTGTCTTCTCTGGGGGGTTCAGGGACAGCAGAGcccctgctgttgctgcttatTTCATGACCTTGTACAAAGCTTGATGACCCAGGAGTGTTAGGTCCACTGCATTCAACAGCTGTTTTACTAAGACTAGATGGTTTATCCCCACTGTAGTCGTCGTGGTCATTAGTTAGGGAATCGGGATGGATATCATTTGCAGGATCCTGATAGTGTTCATGCACATTGAGGTAGGTTTTTCTGCTAGCCTGCAAACTAAGGGAATGGTTCCAGGAGGCATTAATCTGTATGTGCTCCTGGTCCTTGGGAGAGGTCCCTGTCAGTTTAGTGTTCAGTAACTGCGGCCCATGACTGCTATCAGGCTGCTGGTATGTACTACTGGGCTGTTCTGATTGGGAAAAATCCCAACCCAGGCTGAATCCCTTCTTGTCACTGATGTTATCAGCATTGGAGAAATTATCTTGTTGAAAGCAGGAGTACATCCTTTCACCTCTGCTGCTTAGATTATGTCGACTGTGCTCCCGATCACACTGTATTGAATTATCAAGTCTGTGAGCAGGATCTGAGGCACTTCCATGTGCACTATTATGACCTGCCAAGTAGGGCTGGGCACTGATGGAGCTGGAGCCCTCTGAGTGACTGGTACTATCAATCATATTACTCTGAGACTGGCACAACATACTGTTATTGGATGAATCATTCAGACCAGCACATGGAACACTGATCTCTACAAATGCAGTGGAAGGACACCCTTGCCTTTGTTTCTGGACTTGATAGCTGATATTCACATCAGCTGCTGTATTAACATTTTGCAGTTCTGAACTATTAATTGGAGTGCATGGTGAATCTCCTGTGTCCTGTGTATCCATCGTTAGAGATGAATTCCTTGGCACTACCACCACAGAGTGCAATCGTTTTATAGCCTCGCCACAGTCAGAGTCATACTCCGAGTTGTCACTATCACTGGCTTCACTCTGTCCTCCTAATGCATCCTGCTTTAGTGCAGTTCTCTTATACAATTTGCTTGTATGTGAACTGTCCTTGGATTTTTCTTCACGATCATCGCCATTCCAACACTGCATCTTTGCAGCTTTGTCGAGCTGTGATATATCATTTACATGCAGAGGCtcaactgtgtttgttttgtgtgtttgtttgtgttgagaAACACTCAGTTTTAAGTCACATTGGTCAATGCTGGTGCTCTCTTGTGAAGGCTCACTTTGGTCGTTGTATTTATCAATCATTGGTGTGCAGTCTGAATCGACCTTCTGCTTAGAGATTTCAGTCTGATTCATCAGTTTGGAATGTGTTTCAGGTTGTTGCTGAATTTTATCTTTAATAATGCCAGACTCTTGTTGGTTGTTGTCTTTCGAGAACTCAatttttttgacagaaatcaCTTTTTTAACAGTTGGCTTGCTCTCTGCACAAAATGTCCTTTGTGAATTATCACTGTCTGAGATGTCCTGCCCAACAATATCCCATCGAGACTTTTTGGCACCACTGCTGGTCTTTTTAACAGTATCCATATTTTGCGGTTCAGATGTTAGCGGATTCTCAGATTCAAGACACAATGGATCAGATTTCAGTGGCACACTCGTCCTGCACTCCACTGTTGATATCACAATTTGCTCAATAATCTCTGGTTTAGTGTTCTGGAGGGTATCATGTGTGACAGGTATATCCGCTGTATCAAGTATGGACTTTGGTCCTGATGAGCAGTCAACAACTTTCTTGACCTGGCTGCACATGAAACTATCATTGCTAATGCATGAATTCAAGACTGCTGCATTTGAGTTCACATGTGGTTGGTTATTAGAAGAAAGGCTATCGTTCACATTTGTCAAGTTTTCCAGGGTGGTATTTACATGCTTTAGGCTTTCACTTGAGGTTACAGCTGAGGCATTTTCATTCTCAACTTGAAGATCGGATCTTAATTCTCTTCTCTTGGATGAAGATTCTTGCAAAGTTTTACCAGTGCATGAGACCTCCTTAAAAATCTGATCATTATGTTCATTTCCACTGGGTTGGGAatcagacttttctttttcactatGAGAACCCAATTCTGTGGTGCTTGCACATGGTGGTGCTTTGCCAGGGGTGTGAAACGTGTCATCTGATTGTCTATCATGTCCGCTGGTTTTCACAGAAGATCTAGAAGGGGTCATTTGCTTTGAGTCTGACCTACTGGTTTTCTTTGGAGAGTTGTTACAGTTGTCCTCTGAGCCAGAGCTTTTGTCAGAGGCCTGTGATTTTCCTTTATGATCTGCCTCAGAGTCACTAGAGCTGCTTTTTTGGCGTTTTTCATATGTCTGAGAGCGAGTATGCAAACTGGAAGAAGAGGATTTGCTGTTGGTTTCTGACTTGTGATGGGAGCTGAATTTACGATAACTGGAGTCCAGATCAGGAGAGCACTTGCGCTGGGAATCGGAGTCTGACAGTCGCTTAGAAGTTCTGTCAGACTTTGATGATTGTGTTCTTTTATCCAACTCTGAGGGGTGGGGAGAATCTCCAGATTTGGAGGCTTTGTCAGATTTTGAGTAGGAAGATGATTTTGACTCTTTATGTGAGCTCGAATGGGCAGATGATCTGCTGGAATCACTTGTCCTCGTCCTTGTCTTCCTGTGGTCATCCTCTGAATCAGAACTGTCACGAGTTCGGTCGGTGCGAGAACGAGAACGTCTTCTCTCTCTGCGTGGAGAACTCCTGTGCGATCTTCGATCAGAATCATGATAGTATGACCTGTCAGAGCGTGATCCTCTGTCACCTCGGGATCTCTCTGATCTGGAGTGAGATGAACTTGTTCGAGACCCTCGTGATCTTGACCGTGATCTAGACCTGGTCCTTCTGCGATCTTTGTCTGATCGAGATGAGCGTGAAGATGTGTGTCTAGAATCACGGTCTGATTTGGAGTAACTAGAGGACCTTTCATGATTTTCTGAACGTTTCGAGgaacttttttccttttcatcaaCATGTGAACCAGAGGAAGACGTTTTTACTTCTTTGCTTCTGCTGCTAgagtttgttttacttttggaGTCAACTGATTTGCGACTGGAAGACATCTGGACTGAATCCCCATCAGATTCTGAGCCAGGGGGCGCACTATCAGACTGGGACCTGGTTTTCCTTTTGCATACCTTACTGTCCTGCTCAGCACTACTGGaactctctccatcttttcctgAGGAAGCGGCTGGCTTCTTGAGGCTAAGGGCTGCCTTTGTCTCGGAGGCTTCAATGTGAGCATTCTCAGGGGGGCAGACACTGAGGGCATTCTGGGTGTGGGGTGTGGGGAATTTAGTCATACTTTTAAAGGATTTCTGCAGAATGTGCAGTTCAGAGGAGTGTGGATCCTCTGGCACAGCAGATGTTGATTGCTCTTCAGtcacagagacactgagaatTTGCTTTTTGAAATGCATCTTTGTTAagtctgttttcagtttagTGGCTGGGGAGACAGATGTTTGAGAATGGGTCTCTGCTGTTGATGTTGGCACCATGGGTATCTGCTTTTGCTCAGTTTTGGTGTCTGTATTCTGCCCTGCTTTGTCTGAGGCTGACTGTGACAAGTTTGGGTGAGGTTCAGAGACAGACTTCTCAGGGTTGGTAGGGATGAAGAACGGGTTCTGCAGTGGCTTCTTGGTCTGTGCAAAGCTGAAGGACACTTTCTGACGACCCTGATCCTCTAGGTTGACCTTCATCTTGGTACCTTTAGGCAGGAGATGGTTGGATAGCATGACTCTGGGAGACAGGCTCTTCATTAGAGCTGCCTTGGATAAGCCCTCCACCTTCACCTACAATAAAAGAGACCAAAAATAACTTGTAACCTGGGCTTCTTGAAAATCGTGAAATTAGACATAGAGAGTTGTATGATAGTAACAGCTGCTAAAATGCTTACAAGTAGCAAAAAGATTTACACTTTACATTTAATGGCCCAGTGAGTAGGATTTAGTGGGACTGCACCATATTGGATTTTTGTCAACAGCCAATATGCTGctatttcatctcattttagCCAATTACTGATATATGCACATATGTAGTGGGATTAAATTATAGACATAACGCTGTTATGTCTATTCTTATTGTGATGACCCACTGGATGAGGTAGATATACAAATTTTATAAAATGTCCATATTCACAGGGCAAAATAACAGTCAATGTAGCATAATTAATAATTGAAAGATCGGCTTATCATCATGTCAgcagaaatatttatttcaggCCCATCCCAATTTGATTTTAAGGCCTTAATCAGCTGATAACATAACATCCCTGttcattattacattttcattattgtataatcacctgaaactaagaactgttttgttttggttatcTTAGAATCCTTTATATCATCAGAGGAAGTTGGTCCCCCACTATGATTGTACACGAGTCCACAATGACAAGCCAAACACTGGCGTTAGAGAAGGTCTTTCATAATTTTAGCAACCACCCAGTGGGGTGTGAGGTGAGGGGTATTCATTTGTTCACAATCTTTAACCGCACTGCTAGATACCACTAAATTATACTCACTGGTTCTTTAGTATTCTTAGTTAAGTATTAAGTAATCTTTAGTTAATACTTACCGAGGCACCACTCCCCTCTTCTCTGTGGTTGTATAAGAACATCATAGgaacatataaaaaaaagggaaaaggcaAAAATCAATACTAATGCActacacattttatatatatcaacaatataaaaacattgtCATGATCATCAGAGGGTATGCCAAAAGAAACCAAAATTCTGTAAAAAGTAACCCTGCCTGATGTGAACATGTCCCTAACCCTATCATATGTGCTTTTTGTAACTGTAAATGATTTCGAAGAAGAAACATCTGTGCTTCAATCTTCAGCAGTGTTAGGTTTACTCTTtcttctgcctgcctgctgttGTAACTATGTTTTACCAAAATGTGTAAAAGGCCCTTTGCACTTTTGATAAGCATGCTCTAGATTTATCACTCAAATAGCGGAAAATGACAAGAAATAGGGACAAAGGCTAAGATGTGATATAGCTGTCCCAGGAAAGATTCCAACTCTGGCGAGTCATATTATAGGGTAGGCTACATTCTCCACTTGGTTCAGTGAGGAACAAAGAGACAGTGGCAGGATTAATGGATTTGTATGGCAAGTAAATGACAGGAAGCACTCTTGTGGCTGTTGGATTTGAAGACCCACATGTTTACACGCACTTATACTGGATCTTCCCCAAACATGTACCCAAAGAACTAACTACTGCATTAACTGAAATAAGAGAGTAGGACACCACAGTAACTTGATATCAAAATGCATCACAATGTGTTATTTCTCTAAAAAGAATGAAAGCACTTTCCATTATAGATGTATGTGCCTTTATCCACTCCTGTGATAAttcaattttaattaaatactGACCTTTTGTAAACAACAAAATTTGTGTCTAATAAATCTCCACAGTAACAGCCTAACTTGCAACACATATGTTCACTGTCTAACTTATTCATATCCTATGAAATTCAGAAATCTATTCTAGTCATACAGGAATATAACAGAGGTTAGGCTAAGGCTACCTAACCAAAAATCATGTAgcactgcattttaaatgttgtacTTCACTTTCTCAAATCATATAAAAAAAGGTAAGCAGACCTTAAACggactaaaacaacaacaacaaaaaccaaaaaaaccaaaacagaagcCAGAAcataaaccataaaaaaaactgtagcaTATAATCAGATTATCTGTGAAGACCACTTACAAGGGTGGTAATAAACTGACTAACACACACTATACATCTCAGTTATCTACATTATCGATATTTGCAACTGTTGAtgtcaatttaaaataaacagctaaataaacaaatcaccaaaacaaaacagcacaaatatgTAAGTGTTCAACGTGTAACAAAATAAGTGAATAATTGGGTTTTTGTTCCTCGTTTTGTCCTACTAAAATGTCCCTAGGGTAGGCTCAATTTGGGTGCAGGGCAACAATTGGGTCATTTAATCCTTCAGGATttaatttcttccttttcctctgtgaCCTTCAAAAAGAGACACTTTTGCAGTGACATTCTGTTATATAGAAAGAGCTATAACAAGCATCTTGCAACATAATGGTTAATGGACTGAACCTACTAGACAAAGAACAAAGGCATTGCAAGAATATATTTAAGTAAATCCATAAATGTCATTCCAACTGTAAGGCATGACTGTTTTGCATTACAAGCTAATAAACATTAACAAACGACAGTACAACTCAATGTACTGCAAAGCACTGCTGTCATCTATTGTTCCTATATGGCAACCTAAAACTAACTGATACTTGATCACACAAGACCtgaaattctctctctctctctgtcttgatCATTTGGCCAGTCACAACAACGTAAACAAATAACTAAGACATAATGTTATCAGTTATCGCTTTTAAAAAAGAGCCAAGAACTTTTGCAGATGACAGTCTTgtatttttatctgttaaaaAACTATCAGTGAATTAATAATGACAAAGTCCTGGGTTTAGGGTGATCctgatataaaaatgtttttaagtgGTAGAAAGATCCACACAGACTacattgaaaagaaaatacaactTGGCAACCATACTAAACGTATTTCCAAATTCATATCAAGCTACTCTAAACACACTGTGAGTTGCATTTTGTGCTGTCTAATACCTGATCTCTGACTTGAGAAGAGTGTCCATTGAGAAACTCGTCTAGGATTAGAAGGCCTGAAGAGGCTGCTGGCCAAGAATAATCCAAATCAGAGCAATGAGCCCTCCAAAGTGACGCCACACCTGACAAAAAGAGAGATAGGGTTGCAATGAACTGAGTCTTGTTTGTCCACAAAGGCTTGCAGCTACTCTGTCAGGAACTTCCACTTGTCTGAAATCATATTGATGTCACTGACATCTGAGggaagatgcagaaaaatgcagaaattcatctttttgtttgacATACTAAATACAGCATTCAGTAGTGTGTCTGACTTATGCAAAACACACTGTCTATATGCACACTATATCGTGGTGTCACATGCTGTCAACCGTTATAGTAATAACAACTTCTACTGGCGACCCTTTTCCTGAGAGTGCTGTTATCTGTGCTGTCTTGCAATGTGGCAGAGAATTCAGTTGTACTAAAGTCTGCCATGGAAAAATTATTTCCCCTTCTCAACTTGGTGGACACTTCTGtttctactgctgctgctttggctccatcacagcaacaacaaaaataaaaggctgCATTCACCTGTGGTTTATAAATAGTCCTATGATGGTGGAAGATAGATGAAAAACATGGATGCAAAGCGAGCAGAGAACATTCATCTCATTATTAGACATGTACAGCGCAAGCAAATGgccaacagaaaacaaagggTGTCTGTAAAATGAGGATTTAAGTGAAAGAACACATAGATACTGTTATGAAAACAAACGATGACTGGGTGTAAGCATATCAGCAAACGAACTACAGCATGGCCTTAGCGGGAGCTTTGGATGCAGCCAAAACATGGCCTTTAAAAGGATGAAACTACCTACTACGAAAACGAGCCGAAGATGTGTTGCAGCATAGCGAGATATGTTATCAAGATTAGCTAACTAGCCCTACTACatcatatataaatatatatgtaagaAGGAAGCAGGCAGTCAAGGTAGCATTAACGTAGTTATCCTACTGCGACGCTGGTTTACAAAAAATATCAGCACCAGCTAAGCTACCTTGGGTAAGCTAACATTAACAGAGAGCTTCCGTGGGCCAGCTTTAAAGATAGCTTTAGCTCATAGTGTACAATGTATAATCATGTTGTTAATGATGACTAGTCAACAATTTCATCTTTGAAATACATCAGGTATATTGTCTGGCTGGTTTATAGACTACGTAACAGATGTAAacaattacttttatttctaCAGACGAAGACGACTAGCCAAGAAACTCTACTAGCTTCGGCAGCTAACGCTAGCTGGTTTAGCTAATTCTAGCACTGTAAGTAGCACCCAGTAGGCTAACGTTCCTGTAGTTAACTTATTTAACCTATCGATCTTTGACCTGTCACGAATGTGTAAAGTCATGGTAAATAAGGTATTCTTGATTCCCGGGGGGGCGCGTCACTTGTTTTTAAACGAACGAATAAACAGGAGGGGTTGAGTATATGTTTCCGTTTTAGGACATAATGGACCCATATTCTCAAGTCTCTGTACCCGGCTTACCTAGCATGCTAGCTAATGATGTTTTGTCTCGCTTGTGAGTAGTAAGATGGTTCAACCACAATTTAATGTAACgttaagtaaaaaaaacaggCGGTTCACGGGGTACTCACTTTACGAAGTGCTTAAGGTCACAGGGTTCCCCCATCTTCGAAATAACCTGTAACAGGCCCTTTGTAAAACATCAAGCAACAATGTATGCCGACGTCAAATCCATACGGTGCTGTCGGAAATGATGGTCTGCTCAGAGGCTCCGCTGCTGCTGCGCCCCAGCTTCAGCCTGGGCGAATGTTGATACTATCGAGCTAACATGAGCTCACAGTTAGCCAAGAGTTGGTGGAGAGGTCGAGAACACAAATGATCACCAAACCCAAGACTCACAAAGAGTCTTCATCTGGTCCATCTGTAAATAACGACAAGAGTGACAACCTCTGCTTGAAGGATTATGAACATGTCTTTGGAATACCTTTCATTCCACACACTGATCCTCACAGCGTTTCTCTTGCTGTGTCTTGCTGCTGTGTTCAGCAACATCACATGATGTAGAAATAGCTGGCGCGAACCCTGGAGGGCACTGCAACTAGCAACGgactaaataaaatatttacagataAAACTAAAACCCTCTCTGCCTTGTTAGAAAATAAGCGAACAGTTGGCGAGGATATAGTTGACAGCGCTATCGAATGACTACtgaataatgacaataaaaaataataataaagcaataaTCCCTTACTTGCCACATAGCAAATATAATGTATATAGAGAAATCTTACGCCCGGACCCTTTGTGCTCCTTATGCAACAAAAGAGAAGAATTGTTACCTGTAAATTATAATTGTTTGTCTAAATGCTATTTATGGAACAACAATCCAATAATCCACTATATGATCTAAACTTAATCTTGATCTAATGATGTGCTACACAGCATTCGCACGCTCTGGGAGAGTTGGGCGTGACTATTATTACAGAATGTTAGATGCTGTCATAGTGAGAAGTAAATGTGGAAGACCGGGACTCACAGGACTCAATTCAACACTGTGTAACAGAAAGCTCCAGATGGATGTGACACTTCTAACTGCAAGGAAATCCTCGAAAAGGTTGCAATAGCCAATGTCCCGGAGAAGTCTACTGGAGATAGGATATGAAAGTTACAGGTAGGAGGTGCatcatttaaataatattaatactgTATCTAGAAGCTCTTTATTGTGTCATGATGTTACACACTCCGGCACAGTAGGTGGCGACACGCACCATTCACGTTGGCTTACAGTTTGCCATCAGGAGTGCGGAAGACGAAGCAGaaaattctttttcttcagttccAGACCAGAGAGATAGGCGCGACCAACTTTTACCTAATTCTGTTATCGAATCAGTGCTTGTCAATTGTGTAAGTTTTACTCTGAGTTAGGTAGATACATTGTGGTGTTATTAATAAAGATTTGATCGTTTTTGCCGTAGGTCAGTGTTGGCCTTCCAAACAGCTAACCCTAAAAGTCGAGGCCTAACTAGCTACATAGCTAACGTTACCTAAGCTTGACGGactgctgtgctttgtttgaACGGAAAGGACATTGGCTGTCATCCATGCTGACGGACTACGCTGTTCTAATTAAATTACACACAATGTTACAGTACTTTTagagtgtgtatgttttgttgcTTAACGCTTATCAGCGTTACAGTTGCCGATGAAATGCCGGCCCTGTTAAGGTTCAGTTGGCTATGCTGTGGTGACACTGATCTGAAGTGTAATTTGGTGCCTCTGTGGTGGTTTTAACTATGTGTCTGGCCAACTTCGGAGCCGAAGCTAGTAGACTTTGACATTTGGCCGCTCTGATTTGCGCTTCCAACAACAATTCAACCACGCTGAGATGTACCGAGCCGCTACGGAGATGGACCCCCTCTCGTTCCTGTTTGACTGTTTTAATTATATTTGCTTTCAGCTGTAGGAGTTGTGTCCAGTTACTGGTAACTCATGCTCTTGGTTTGCGTACTAGTGCTAGTTTCTCAACGACTAGTGTGAAACTTGGATCGTATGACAGGTAGTTAGAATTtgattgttgctgttgttgtttgtgacaGCTAGTGCTATCCGCTCTGAGGTTTCAGTGCCAGTGGTGAAGAGCGACAAACGTGAATGCCGTATACATTTTCGTCAGCGTTATTGAACGATCTCTGAAAACAATTTTGCTGATTTGAGAGCATATGACTGTTTTGGCTAGATGACAGCCCACAAAGGCACTGTTCTTCATTACTAATTTCAGTGTGTGCTACTGTTGGATGGTCAGGGCTGGAGGACTACTAATTTGTAAACAAAAAGATAGCAAAGTATCTCTGCAAAGTAATGAT
This sequence is a window from Scatophagus argus isolate fScaArg1 chromosome 9, fScaArg1.pri, whole genome shotgun sequence. Protein-coding genes within it:
- the setd2 gene encoding histone-lysine N-methyltransferase SETD2 isoform X2 translates to MDTLLKSEIREEGSGASVKVEGLSKAALMKSLSPRVMLSNHLLPKGTKMKVNLEDQGRQKVSFSFAQTKKPLQNPFFIPTNPEKSVSEPHPNLSQSASDKAGQNTDTKTEQKQIPMVPTSTAETHSQTSVSPATKLKTDLTKMHFKKQILSVSVTEEQSTSAVPEDPHSSELHILQKSFKSMTKFPTPHTQNALSVCPPENAHIEASETKAALSLKKPAASSGKDGESSSSAEQDSKVCKRKTRSQSDSAPPGSESDGDSVQMSSSRKSVDSKSKTNSSSRSKEVKTSSSGSHVDEKEKSSSKRSENHERSSSYSKSDRDSRHTSSRSSRSDKDRRRTRSRSRSRSRGSRTSSSHSRSERSRGDRGSRSDRSYYHDSDRRSHRSSPRRERRRSRSRTDRTRDSSDSEDDHRKTRTRTSDSSRSSAHSSSHKESKSSSYSKSDKASKSGDSPHPSELDKRTQSSKSDRTSKRLSDSDSQRKCSPDLDSSYRKFSSHHKSETNSKSSSSSLHTRSQTYEKRQKSSSSDSEADHKGKSQASDKSSGSEDNCNNSPKKTSRSDSKQMTPSRSSVKTSGHDRQSDDTFHTPGKAPPCASTTELGSHSEKEKSDSQPSGNEHNDQIFKEVSCTGKTLQESSSKRRELRSDLQVENENASAVTSSESLKHVNTTLENLTNVNDSLSSNNQPHVNSNAAVLNSCISNDSFMCSQVKKVVDCSSGPKSILDTADIPVTHDTLQNTKPEIIEQIVISTVECRTSVPLKSDPLCLESENPLTSEPQNMDTVKKTSSGAKKSRWDIVGQDISDSDNSQRTFCAESKPTVKKVISVKKIEFSKDNNQQESGIIKDKIQQQPETHSKLMNQTEISKQKVDSDCTPMIDKYNDQSEPSQESTSIDQCDLKLSVSQHKQTHKTNTVEPLHVNDISQLDKAAKMQCWNGDDREEKSKDSSHTSKLYKRTALKQDALGGQSEASDSDNSEYDSDCGEAIKRLHSVVVVPRNSSLTMDTQDTGDSPCTPINSSELQNVNTAADVNISYQVQKQRQGCPSTAFVEISVPCAGLNDSSNNSMLCQSQSNMIDSTSHSEGSSSISAQPYLAGHNSAHGSASDPAHRLDNSIQCDREHSRHNLSSRGERMYSCFQQDNFSNADNISDKKGFSLGWDFSQSEQPSSTYQQPDSSHGPQLLNTKLTGTSPKDQEHIQINASWNHSLSLQASRKTYLNVHEHYQDPANDIHPDSLTNDHDDYSGDKPSSLSKTAVECSGPNTPGSSSFVQGHEISSNSRGSAVPEPPREDNFRPHRGRGPPKKRRPEIESDSDNEAEAGPAEKRDRPGDSDVSKESHVKAEVHRPSLTLQDFQDSSKWKELSKSKRMPPYFDLIEENLYLTERKKSKSHRDIKRMQCECPVLPREERLKGVLACGEDCLNRLLMIECSSRCLNGVYCSNRRFQMKQHADFDVILTEDKGWGLRAAKDLAPNTFVLEYCGEVLDHKEFKTRVKEYARNKNIHYYFMSLRNNEIIDATLKGNCSRFMNHSCEPNCETQKWTVNGQLRVGFFTTKAVSAGTELTFDYQFQRYGKEAQKCFCGAPSCRGFLGGENRVSVRAAGGKMKKDRSRKSALTTVDEELEALLENGEGLYDEKQVVSLCRLMVRVETMEQKLICLKLIQDTQNPSCLKQFLDHHGLSLLWIFMVELSEAKGNSANNIKLQLEIMKTLGVLPISTKNMLEESRVLTFIQRWAQTKSLLQPAEMDGYSSENTSRAQTPLNTPDGSSTKLGPELDGDTSKPAVYRRLKIISENSLDSALSDTSKASDGKEEEEEEDDEEEEESSPAGLPDGKQLKADPVCEPADPTKETMEESVKEQKQEDTEMNSSSQQQPQTEEVKEEMEVDLEQEIMTKECTSDGQIGELAGPKAPSEEQESAEEQSSQEVTEKVELEGNQPTQPEIQSIQTDAADLPPEQPSENLEAQAETKEVAKPPQSEVQPSQSTTDSVPSSETPEASMPTEVIATPVDPSVTGTPSQDEEEGVSDVESERSQEPQLSALDISGMAARLLESWKDLKEVYRIPKKSQVEKEANDRSRDRDTALTPRTTSGSREREREREKERERDRDRDYDRDRDRDWDRERDRDRDRDRVSDKTPRSTERRRRRSTSPPSSYERTTRRTEERFDPSNNNKTPRGGVGGKERNKLSTEERRKLFEQEVAQREAQKQQQLQQQQQQQLQTMAYDPALAYASSPGFIQYPPGYPIQTFVDPSNPNAGKVLLPTPSVEPTLTYQQTPPQRLITDVGLTSPSSTSQAAPVSNLSQHISTTNLTPGTRQQYVQPNVATQDAGVAVLSVPAQTAPQVQGQQSYTTLWDPTTQQTVAVQTQPAQQYATAPAQAQTQTAIYYQGQPCQTIYSIPTAYPQANTPVIQAYTEPAASYLHGQPVYPGHQQGVVVQQGGTVTTIVTSQTVQQEMIVPNNVIDLPPPSPPKPKTIVLPPNWKVARDPEGKIYYYHIVTRQTQWDPPTWEGSSDNTSVDHESEMDLGTPTYDENPSKFSTKTAEADTSSELAKKSKETFRKEMSQFIVQCLNPYRKPDCKLGRISNTEDFKHLARKLTHGVMNKELKACNNPEDLECNENVKHKTKEYIKKYMQRFGSVYRPKEDTEVY